CGTAACACAAATTGCCGAACATATTCCCATGTCTAGACCTACGGTGTCTCATCACTTGAAAATATTAAAACAAGCGGGCCTAGTAAACGTTCAAAAGAAGGGAACGGAGATGTTTTATCGGCTTGAATTTACAGAGGCGATCCGTCTTTTTAAGCAATTGGTGACTTTCGTCGAAGAAGAGTGCAACTGAATAGGACGTCACGAGAAGGGACAGTGTGTCCCTGTTTTTCACAGCTATCCGTTAATAAACTTAAACGAATAAACATTTAATCAAAGGAGAAATCGTCATGAATCCCACCAAAGTTTTAATTGTCGGCGGCTACGGAACGGTTGGGAGCCAAATTGCCAAGATCCTGCACGATCGCCACCCTACTCTCGAATTATTGCTGGGAGGAAGGTCTGCCGGAAAACCTTTGCCTTTTGCGTCCACGAGGCTAAAGCCTTTTCTCTTGGACATCTCCAAATCTGATCCTCTCGCCCATGCTCCAGATGATTTGGCCTTGATTATCAGTGCAGTAAATGATCCAGATGACAAACTGTTGCTTGCTGCGGTTCGCCGACAGATCCCTTTGATTGACGTCACGCGTTGGACAGAGCGATTTACACGGTCAATCGACCGATTGAAGAAGGAGAACATGGGCTCTCCAGTTATACTCGCCTCAGGATGGATGGGGGGAACTGTAGCCCTTCTTGCAAGCATACATACCTCTTCCCTGCAAGATGTCCGGATTCATCTTCACGCACTTTATTCTCTTCAAGACAAAGCAGGTCCAGATTCCACCGACTATATGGATCGTATGACGATCCCTTTTACTGTCACCACCCCCACTGGCGTAAAAGAAGTGACACCCATGTCAGATCCGGTACCCGTGACCTTTCCGAATGGGTTTCATACGAAATGCTATCGTCTTGACACACCGGATCACATGACGCTCGTGAAAGCCCCAAACGTAACTGCCGCTGATTTTCGGATCGCCTTTGACAATAAACTGTCTACTTTTGCCCTCGTTTTATTGGTAAAAAGCCGGATATGGGACATGCTTGGCAAAAGCACACGTCAAAAAATACTGTACAATCCGGGTGCAGGGTCACCTCACCATGTTGTCATCCAAATAAATGGGCGCAATGAGCATGGCATGAACGTGAAACGCCAAGTCGAGATCACTGATCCGAAAGGGCAGACTCACCTGACCGCTTTGGGAGCTGCCATTTTTGCACAACCAGTCCTTCGGCAAAGCGAAAACGAAACGGTTACGCCCGGTGTTCTTTTTCCAGAGGATTTGAGGCATCTCGAAATGTCTGCCGAGGATATCCTCCAGTTCTATCGATCCGAAGGGGTCCAGATTACGATCCATGACGAAACAAAAAAGAGTAGGACGGTTTGACCCCGCCCTACTCTTCATCATGTCTCCCTTATTCAAAAAAAGTACGCGGGGATTTCAGCCATTCGCCCAATACTTTTTCCTGTTCGCTAGTAATAACCCCTTGCTCTGAAGCTACTTCCAAAAGCGCTATATAATTCGAAATGGTGGAGCAAGGAATGCCTGCTTCCTCAAACAAGGCTTGGGCATCCGGGAATTGATAGCTGAAAATGGCTACGACCCCCAGTACCTCTCCACCCTCTGCCTGTACCGCTTGCGCCGCTTTCAAGGAGCTGCCTCCTGTGGAAATCAGGTCTTCAATCACGACGACCTTTTGACCAGCCGCCAATGCGCCCTCAATCTGATTTTGGCGACCGTGGCCTTTTGCCTTGTCCCGTACGTAGATCATAGGCAGATCAAGCAGCTCTGCTACCCATGCAGCATGTGGAATACCAGCAGTCGCTGTCCCCGCCACGACTTGCGCATCTGGGTACTGCTCCTTGATCAAATCGGCAAATGCTTTCGCAACGGCACGACGCACATGCGGATAAGACATCGTGATCCGATTGTCGCAGTAGATTGGGGATTTAATCCCGGACGTCCATGTAAAAGGTTGCTCCGGACGCAGATGAACTGCCCCGATTTCGAGAAGATTCGCTGCAATTTGTTTAGCGGTTGTCATTGTCGTCATTTCACTTATTCCCTCCAGCTGGCTACTTTACGAACGATCTTTTTCCACTGCTGCGACGATACTTTGCCATACCCCTACCGGATCTTTAGCACCCGTAATGGCGCGTCCGATCACGAGGTAATCACTACCCAAGCGGAATGCCTGTTCTGGCGTCGTGATACGCGTCTGATCACCTTGATCTGCTCCCAGTGGGCGAATTCCTGGCGTTACGGTTACAAAGGCGTCTCCGGCAGCTTTTTTGATCATCGGTACTTCTAGTGGAGAAGCAACGACCCCATCCAAACCTGCTTGCTTGGTCATCCGTGCATAGTGCACGACAACATCTTCTACCGCACCTGGTATTGCCAATTCTTGATTCATCGTTTGCAAACCAGTGGATGTCAGCATCGTTACACCGATCAGGAGGGGACGAGCAGCACCTGCCGCTGTCCCTTGCTCCAAGCCTTCTCTCGCTGCCGCCATCATAGCTACGCCGCCTGCCGCATGAACGTTTACCATGTCTGCTCCCAGTCGCGCTAGGCTTCTCATCGCGCCTTTTGCTGTATTGGGAATATCATGAACCTTCAAGTCGAGGAACACGTTGAGTCCTTTTTCCTTCAAGAAGGAAACGATCGCTGGCCCTTCTGCGTAAGCGAGCTCCATCCCTACTTTTACATAACGGATATGCCCCTGTAGCGGCTCGATGCACTTCTTGACTTCATCCAGTGTGGAAAAGTCGAGCGCAACAATCATGCGTTCGCGAATATCGGTTAGTTGTTGTTGCACGCTGCTCTCCCCTTTTTATACGGTTACTGCCACTTTGGCACCAGCACGCTGGGCTGGCATTGCTTCTGTAGAGAATGTGATCGTCTCCAGTACGTGCAGGAGAGCGGAAGCTGTATCGAGTGAAGTCAAGCATACGGCGCCGTTCTCGACCGCTTCCCGACGAATGCGGAAGCCGTCGCGTTGTGGCGTTTTGCCTTTTGTCAGTGTATTGAGTACGATGTTCGCTTCGCCTGTATGGATGACATCCAACAGATTTGGCGTGCCTTCTGACAATTTGCTTACGCGTGTGACTTGCAGTCCCGCTTGCTCCAAATAATCGGCTGTGCCTGCGGTTGCCATCAGCTTGAAGCCGAGGTGGCGGAAGCGTTTCACGATGTCCAGCGCTTCTTCCTTGTCTTTGTCAGCAACAGTCACGAGCAAGGTGCCTTGTGTCGGGATATTCATGCCTGCTGCGACCAAGCCTTTGTACAACGCTTTTGCCAAAGTGCTCTCGCGTCCCATGACTTCTCCGGTCGATTTCATTTCAGGGCCGAGCGTAATATCAACGCGGCGCAGCTTTGCGAAGGAGAAGACTGGTACTTTGACAGAAACCATCGACTCCTCTGGATGGTAGCCCGGTGTAAAGCCTTGTTCCATGATAGAGTGACCAAGGATCGCTTTCGTCGCGATGTTCGCCATTGGAATCCCCGTTACTTTGGAAAGGAATGGCACTGTACGGGACGAACGCGGATTGACCTCGATTACGTATGGGCGATCTTTATAGATGACGAACTGGATGTTGAGCAAGCCTTTGATTTGCAGGGCACGCGCCAGCTTCGTCGTCATGTCGATCAGCTCATCCTTAATCGCTTGGGACAAGGATTGCGGAGGATATACGGCGATAGAGTCGCCGGAGTGCACCCCTGCTCGTTCGATATGCTCCATGATGCCTGGGATCAGAACGTTTTCGCCGTCGCAGATCGCATCGACTTCCGCTTCTATTCCGACCATGTAACGGTCTACCAGTACAGGGTGATCAGGGTTTACCTTCACCGCTTTTTCCATGTACTCCAACAGTTCGGGCTGGTTGTAGACGATTTCCATCGCACGTCCGCCAAGTACGTAGGATGGG
The window above is part of the Brevibacillus brevis NBRC 100599 genome. Proteins encoded here:
- a CDS encoding ArsR/SmtB family transcription factor, which encodes MTNPTCNEKATQIFMELSPYFQGLGDPIRQQIVALLIDKESMNVTQIAEHIPMSRPTVSHHLKILKQAGLVNVQKKGTEMFYRLEFTEAIRLFKQLVTFVEEECN
- a CDS encoding saccharopine dehydrogenase — encoded protein: MNPTKVLIVGGYGTVGSQIAKILHDRHPTLELLLGGRSAGKPLPFASTRLKPFLLDISKSDPLAHAPDDLALIISAVNDPDDKLLLAAVRRQIPLIDVTRWTERFTRSIDRLKKENMGSPVILASGWMGGTVALLASIHTSSLQDVRIHLHALYSLQDKAGPDSTDYMDRMTIPFTVTTPTGVKEVTPMSDPVPVTFPNGFHTKCYRLDTPDHMTLVKAPNVTAADFRIAFDNKLSTFALVLLVKSRIWDMLGKSTRQKILYNPGAGSPHHVVIQINGRNEHGMNVKRQVEITDPKGQTHLTALGAAIFAQPVLRQSENETVTPGVLFPEDLRHLEMSAEDILQFYRSEGVQITIHDETKKSRTV
- the pyrE gene encoding orotate phosphoribosyltransferase; its protein translation is MTTMTTAKQIAANLLEIGAVHLRPEQPFTWTSGIKSPIYCDNRITMSYPHVRRAVAKAFADLIKEQYPDAQVVAGTATAGIPHAAWVAELLDLPMIYVRDKAKGHGRQNQIEGALAAGQKVVVIEDLISTGGSSLKAAQAVQAEGGEVLGVVAIFSYQFPDAQALFEEAGIPCSTISNYIALLEVASEQGVITSEQEKVLGEWLKSPRTFFE
- the pyrF gene encoding orotidine-5'-phosphate decarboxylase, which produces MQQQLTDIRERMIVALDFSTLDEVKKCIEPLQGHIRYVKVGMELAYAEGPAIVSFLKEKGLNVFLDLKVHDIPNTAKGAMRSLARLGADMVNVHAAGGVAMMAAAREGLEQGTAAGAARPLLIGVTMLTSTGLQTMNQELAIPGAVEDVVVHYARMTKQAGLDGVVASPLEVPMIKKAAGDAFVTVTPGIRPLGADQGDQTRITTPEQAFRLGSDYLVIGRAITGAKDPVGVWQSIVAAVEKDRS